ATCGGTGATGTAAGAGCGCGGGAATGGTGCGACAGCGAGATCGGAGACGATCGCGGCACGCTGCGCCATCGTATGGGCGCTGAGATAGGAAACGCGATAGGCGCGTTTCTGCCGCTCCAGCTGCGCCATGGCCTCTGACCGCCAAATGCAGCCCTCTTCCCAGATGGAAATCGGCAGCGGATCGCGGCGATAGGCAGTGCCGCACTTGGCGCCGGCCCAGACGAGACGCTCCGTATAGATCACCTCGCCTTCCGTCGGGAAAGGACGCGTCGCACAGTTGATCAGCGCGAGGTCAAGCCGTTGCTCCTCGATGCGCTTCTTCAGCTGGATGCTCATATCGACGACGACATCGACCATGATGCCGGGATAGGTTTCCGAAAAGCTTTTCAGGATGGTCGGCAGCAGGCGCTCGCCGATATCGTCGGGGGCGCCAAGCCGCACCACGCCGCTGAGCTCGGGCATGATGAACCGTGACACCGCCTCGTTGGAGAGCGCCAGAATATTGCGCGCATAGGAAAGGAGCATCTCTCCATGCTGCGTCAGGCTCACAGACCGCGCATCGCGCAGGAACAGCGTGACGCCGAGCTGCTCTTCCAGCTTCTTGATCTGCATGGAAACAGCTGATGGCGTACGAAAGACCGCGTCAGCCGCGGTCGAAAAATTCCCCGTTTCAGCAATCGCGACAAAGGTACGCAGAACTTCATTGTCAAGCAACGGTATGGGCCGGCGGAACGGTACGGTCATATCGATTACCTTTCAATTTTTCTGATCCTAAGCACCATATCATTTCATTTGTCTGAATGTCAACGAAGCACCATATTAGACCTAATGGAAATTCATCGCAGACAGCCTCGAAGGAGTAAGATCATGGCTGGCATGGTATCAGACGAAGCCTCAAGGCTTTTCTCTCTTCTACGCCTCCGCAAAATTCAGCGCATGGCACAGCACACGCTCGACGAGATTGCCACCCGCTTTCCCGCTCATCTGATCGATGACGTCAATGCGCGCGGTCTCCCGCCGGATCGCACCTTGGCGGCGCTTGAGCGAAAGCCCAGCAAGCTGCGTTCGTTCAAGAATACTAATGGCAGCTATAAGATCTATTCGTTTGATTGATGGATCTACCGAGCCCATATTAAACCCGTGACATTTTGAGCGGTTGACACTGAAAGGACCCTGAAAATGACGACCATCAGTTACAGACAGACCGGCGCACGGAACCCGTTTCCGTCCGGCACCAGCTATATGCCCTTCTTTTCTCGCCTCGCTAATCGTTGGCAGCAGTGGCGCTCCCTTCGCGAGATCGAATCTCTGTCCGACGACATGCGCAAGGACTTGGGCTGGCCGGCCGCAAACGAAATCAAGAATCCGAAAGCTACCCGATGATAATGAAAGAGCATAACGACTGAAGGCGACGCTCAACCCAAGCGAGCGTCGCCTTTTGAACATTTCTGCATCCAGATGCGAACTGCACTTTAATCTTGAGAATCACACGCAAATATATTTTGCCGCTTGAGCATATCGCTCGCCTCCCCTTCGCTTCCCGTCTCTAGACCCGTATTTTTCAGAGTAGACGCAAATATCCCTTTGCGGCCGCGATTATCCATGCCAATGTCGCTTATAGACCATCGGGCCGACGTATTTGACGCAAGGAATACGTAACGGCCCTGGAGCATGGATTTTCACAACATGAGCAAGACCCCGATCAAGACGCGTTCCCTGGTTTTCTTCCTTGTTCCGCATTTCACCATGCTGCCGTTTTCCGCCGCGATCGAGACGCTGCGGATCGCCAATCGTATGCTGGGCTATCCCGCTTACACATGGCGGCTTGCCTCGACGGACGGTCAGAAAGTCTATTCCT
The Rhizobium sp. 11515TR DNA segment above includes these coding regions:
- a CDS encoding LysR family transcriptional regulator — its product is MTVPFRRPIPLLDNEVLRTFVAIAETGNFSTAADAVFRTPSAVSMQIKKLEEQLGVTLFLRDARSVSLTQHGEMLLSYARNILALSNEAVSRFIMPELSGVVRLGAPDDIGERLLPTILKSFSETYPGIMVDVVVDMSIQLKKRIEEQRLDLALINCATRPFPTEGEVIYTERLVWAGAKCGTAYRRDPLPISIWEEGCIWRSEAMAQLERQKRAYRVSYLSAHTMAQRAAIVSDLAVAPFPRSYITDDMEILGPNEGLPELTSFDIRLLTASQMTGPMKAVADSIRQAFVEIGRKMAA